The following coding sequences are from one Salvia hispanica cultivar TCC Black 2014 chromosome 3, UniMelb_Shisp_WGS_1.0, whole genome shotgun sequence window:
- the LOC125212492 gene encoding probable receptor-like protein kinase At5g20050 isoform X1, producing MITTQKLLIFLTTSSLLILSLLYAADAKICSPPSACGAIRNISYPFRLKTDPTHCGRSDFELTCENNVTFFHLNSIEYYVKHINYQNSTIRLVDASINNDDICSFPIHSSYLFPFYLNALSQELSVNLISCPNPLNNSYLFNDITAACNLSSHHTFSYVNVVRIKASEVPHMCTLHLIVSSSWPGLMDLKIISLSQIHESLLYGIELYYYSYFVEPTIWEQYWSYLSEFHRYLLILLVILVFIIAGAILPVTVIIGITALFLLSFAYLWEWIKEIDYYYQYLNLADNVFFVSCVAITVCLIVALNPLLIIIIGAGVGLSFYFRNIYNNYFTGPLYPAINVAIIIWAPTIIIWPFVFGFLINKFRRRRLSSFEVVESFIQSDNKLAPIRYSYSDIKKMTKNFKDKLGEGGFGSVYKGKLRSGHLVAVKLLGKSGANGKDFINEIATIGRIHHVNVVQLVGYCAERSKRALIFDFMPNGSLDKYIFNREKTHSLDWDMKFKIAVQVARGIEYLHHGCDIQILHFDIKPHNILLDDKFVPKISDFGLAKLCATNKDAVTLTAARGTIGYVAPELINRSIGAVSYKADVYSFGMLLIEMAGLNKDFPRNNDESSNYFPNWIYDHLNQGRDIDIRNVDENDDRDIGRKMTIVALWCIQMSPDNRPSMNKVLEMLEGDVEQLQIPDYPLYMAGNQEESWASDSNASISLLHDNNDNNIIEIISDA from the exons ATGATCACAACTCAGAAACTCCTCATCTTCCTCACCACTTCATCTCTCTTGATTCTTTCACTCCTCTATGCTGCTGATGCGAAGATATGCAGTCCTCCTTCTGCGTGTGGTGCTATTCGCAATATCAGCTACCCTTTCCGCCTCAAGACCGACCCCACCCACTGTGGCCGTTCCGATTTCGAACTCACCTGCGAAAACAATGTCACTTTCTTCCATCTAAACTCCATTGAATACTATGTCAAACACATCAACTACCAAAATTCCACCATCAGGCTGGTTGATGCTTCCATAAACAACGATGACATCTGCTCTTTCCCAATTCACTCCTCCTATCTCTTTCCATTCTATTTGAATGCTCTCTCTCAAGAATTGTCTGTTAACTTGATTAGCTGCCCCAATCCGTTGAACAATTCTTACCTCTTTAACGATATTACAGCTGCCTGTAATTTATCATCACATCACACATTTAGTTATGTAAATGTTGTACGCATCAAGGCCTCAGAGGTACCACATATGTGTACATTACATCTAATAGTCTCGTCATCTTGGCCGGGATTGATGGATCTGAAGATTATTTCACTCTCACAAATCCACGAATCTCTCTTGTATGGGATTGAACTCTACTATTATAGTTATTTCGTAGAACCCACAATATGGG AGCAATACTGGTCTTACTTATCAGAGTTTCATC GGTATCTACTAATTCTTCTGGTCATTCTAG TCTTCATAATTGCAGGGGCAATCCTTCCTGTGACTGTCATAATCGGAATTACTGCTCTATTTCTACTCTCATTTGCTTACCTTTGGGAATGGATAAAAGAAA TCGACTACTACTATCAATATCTGAATCTTGCAGACAATG TATTTTTCGTGAGTTGTGTGGCAATTACAG TTTGTTTAATTGTAGCACTTAACCCCCTTCTCATAATAATCATTGGAGCTGGAGTTGGACTGTCATTCTACTTTAGAAACATCTACAACAACTACT TTACGGGCCCCTTGTACCCTG CCATCAACGTTGCAATCATCATCTGGGCGCCAACGATAATCATTTGGCCTTTCGTATTTGGGTTTTTGATCAACAAATTTCGAAGAAGGCGCTTGTCTTCTTTCGAGGTAGTAGAGTCATTCATACAAAGTGACAACAAGCTCGCTCCAATAAGATATTCCTACTCAGACATAAAGAAGATGACTAAGaattttaaagataaattagGCGAAGGAGGCTTCGGTTCTGTTTACAAAGGAAAACTTCGAAGTGGCCATCTTGTAGCAGTGAAATTGCTCGGAAAATCCGGAGCAAATGGGAAAGACTTCATTAATGAAATAGCAACTATTGGAAGGATCCATCATGTAAATGTTGTCCAGCTTGTTGGATATTGTGCTGAAAGATCCAAGCGTGCCCTCATTTTCGATTTCATGCCAAATGGTTCGCTTGACAAGTACATCTTCAATCGAGAAAAAACACATTCACTGGATTGGgatatgaaatttaagattGCAGTTCAAGTGGCTCGAGGGATTGAGTATTTGCATCATGGTTGTGACATCCAGATCTTACATTTTGACATCAAACCTCACAATATACTTCTTGATGATAAGTTCGTTCCAAAAATATCAGATTTTGGGCTAGCAAAGTTATGCGCCACAAACAAGGATGCAGTGACATTGACGGCTGCTAGAGGAACCATAGGGTACGTTGCTCCTGAACTTATCAATAGAAGTATTGGCGCAGTGTCTTACAAGGCTGACGTGTATAGTTTTGGGATGTTGTTGATTGAAATGGCAGGATTAAACAAAGACTTTCCACGAAACAATGATGAATCTAGTAACTACTTCCCAAACTGGATATACGATCACTTGAACCAAGGTAGAGACATTGACATTCGAAATGTTGATGAAAATGATGATAGAGACATTGGTCGGAAGATGACTATTGTTGCATTATGGTGCATACAAATGAGTCCAGACAATCGTCCATCAATGAATAAAGTATTGGAGATGTTAGAAGGTGATGTCGAACAACTGCAGATTCCCGATTATCCACTGTATATGGCAGGAAATCAAGAAGAAAGCTGGGCTTCTGATTCAAATGCTTCCATATCATTGTTGCATGATAACAATGATAACAACATTATTGAGATCATTAGCGATGCTTAA
- the LOC125212492 gene encoding probable receptor-like protein kinase At5g20050 isoform X2, which yields MITTQKLLIFLTTSSLLILSLLYAADAKICSPPSACGAIRNISYPFRLKTDPTHCGRSDFELTCENNVTFFHLNSIEYYVKHINYQNSTIRLVDASINNDDICSFPIHSSYLFPFYLNALSQELSVNLISCPNPLNNSYLFNDITAACNLSSHHTFSYVNVVRIKASEVPHMCTLHLIVSSSWPGLMDLKIISLSQIHESLLYGIELYYYSYFVEPTIWEQYWSYLSEFHRYLLILLVILGAILPVTVIIGITALFLLSFAYLWEWIKEIDYYYQYLNLADNVFFVSCVAITVCLIVALNPLLIIIIGAGVGLSFYFRNIYNNYFTGPLYPAINVAIIIWAPTIIIWPFVFGFLINKFRRRRLSSFEVVESFIQSDNKLAPIRYSYSDIKKMTKNFKDKLGEGGFGSVYKGKLRSGHLVAVKLLGKSGANGKDFINEIATIGRIHHVNVVQLVGYCAERSKRALIFDFMPNGSLDKYIFNREKTHSLDWDMKFKIAVQVARGIEYLHHGCDIQILHFDIKPHNILLDDKFVPKISDFGLAKLCATNKDAVTLTAARGTIGYVAPELINRSIGAVSYKADVYSFGMLLIEMAGLNKDFPRNNDESSNYFPNWIYDHLNQGRDIDIRNVDENDDRDIGRKMTIVALWCIQMSPDNRPSMNKVLEMLEGDVEQLQIPDYPLYMAGNQEESWASDSNASISLLHDNNDNNIIEIISDA from the exons ATGATCACAACTCAGAAACTCCTCATCTTCCTCACCACTTCATCTCTCTTGATTCTTTCACTCCTCTATGCTGCTGATGCGAAGATATGCAGTCCTCCTTCTGCGTGTGGTGCTATTCGCAATATCAGCTACCCTTTCCGCCTCAAGACCGACCCCACCCACTGTGGCCGTTCCGATTTCGAACTCACCTGCGAAAACAATGTCACTTTCTTCCATCTAAACTCCATTGAATACTATGTCAAACACATCAACTACCAAAATTCCACCATCAGGCTGGTTGATGCTTCCATAAACAACGATGACATCTGCTCTTTCCCAATTCACTCCTCCTATCTCTTTCCATTCTATTTGAATGCTCTCTCTCAAGAATTGTCTGTTAACTTGATTAGCTGCCCCAATCCGTTGAACAATTCTTACCTCTTTAACGATATTACAGCTGCCTGTAATTTATCATCACATCACACATTTAGTTATGTAAATGTTGTACGCATCAAGGCCTCAGAGGTACCACATATGTGTACATTACATCTAATAGTCTCGTCATCTTGGCCGGGATTGATGGATCTGAAGATTATTTCACTCTCACAAATCCACGAATCTCTCTTGTATGGGATTGAACTCTACTATTATAGTTATTTCGTAGAACCCACAATATGGG AGCAATACTGGTCTTACTTATCAGAGTTTCATC GGTATCTACTAATTCTTCTGGTCATTCTAG GGGCAATCCTTCCTGTGACTGTCATAATCGGAATTACTGCTCTATTTCTACTCTCATTTGCTTACCTTTGGGAATGGATAAAAGAAA TCGACTACTACTATCAATATCTGAATCTTGCAGACAATG TATTTTTCGTGAGTTGTGTGGCAATTACAG TTTGTTTAATTGTAGCACTTAACCCCCTTCTCATAATAATCATTGGAGCTGGAGTTGGACTGTCATTCTACTTTAGAAACATCTACAACAACTACT TTACGGGCCCCTTGTACCCTG CCATCAACGTTGCAATCATCATCTGGGCGCCAACGATAATCATTTGGCCTTTCGTATTTGGGTTTTTGATCAACAAATTTCGAAGAAGGCGCTTGTCTTCTTTCGAGGTAGTAGAGTCATTCATACAAAGTGACAACAAGCTCGCTCCAATAAGATATTCCTACTCAGACATAAAGAAGATGACTAAGaattttaaagataaattagGCGAAGGAGGCTTCGGTTCTGTTTACAAAGGAAAACTTCGAAGTGGCCATCTTGTAGCAGTGAAATTGCTCGGAAAATCCGGAGCAAATGGGAAAGACTTCATTAATGAAATAGCAACTATTGGAAGGATCCATCATGTAAATGTTGTCCAGCTTGTTGGATATTGTGCTGAAAGATCCAAGCGTGCCCTCATTTTCGATTTCATGCCAAATGGTTCGCTTGACAAGTACATCTTCAATCGAGAAAAAACACATTCACTGGATTGGgatatgaaatttaagattGCAGTTCAAGTGGCTCGAGGGATTGAGTATTTGCATCATGGTTGTGACATCCAGATCTTACATTTTGACATCAAACCTCACAATATACTTCTTGATGATAAGTTCGTTCCAAAAATATCAGATTTTGGGCTAGCAAAGTTATGCGCCACAAACAAGGATGCAGTGACATTGACGGCTGCTAGAGGAACCATAGGGTACGTTGCTCCTGAACTTATCAATAGAAGTATTGGCGCAGTGTCTTACAAGGCTGACGTGTATAGTTTTGGGATGTTGTTGATTGAAATGGCAGGATTAAACAAAGACTTTCCACGAAACAATGATGAATCTAGTAACTACTTCCCAAACTGGATATACGATCACTTGAACCAAGGTAGAGACATTGACATTCGAAATGTTGATGAAAATGATGATAGAGACATTGGTCGGAAGATGACTATTGTTGCATTATGGTGCATACAAATGAGTCCAGACAATCGTCCATCAATGAATAAAGTATTGGAGATGTTAGAAGGTGATGTCGAACAACTGCAGATTCCCGATTATCCACTGTATATGGCAGGAAATCAAGAAGAAAGCTGGGCTTCTGATTCAAATGCTTCCATATCATTGTTGCATGATAACAATGATAACAACATTATTGAGATCATTAGCGATGCTTAA
- the LOC125212492 gene encoding uncharacterized protein LOC125212492 isoform X3, giving the protein MITTQKLLIFLTTSSLLILSLLYAADAKICSPPSACGAIRNISYPFRLKTDPTHCGRSDFELTCENNVTFFHLNSIEYYVKHINYQNSTIRLVDASINNDDICSFPIHSSYLFPFYLNALSQELSVNLISCPNPLNNSYLFNDITAACNLSSHHTFSYVNVVRIKASEVPHMCTLHLIVSSSWPGLMDLKIISLSQIHESLLYGIELYYYSYFVEPTIWEQYWSYLSEFHRYLLILLVILVFIIAGAILPVTVIIGITALFLLSFAYLWEWIKEIDYYYQYLNLADNVFFVSCVAITVCLIVALNPLLIIIIGAGVGLSFYFRNIYNNYFTGPLYPAINVAIIIWAPTIIIWPFVFGFLINKFRRRRLSSFEVVESFIQSDNKLAPIRYSYSDIKKMTKNFKDKLGEGGFGSVYKGKLRSGHLVAVKLLGKSGANGKDFINEIATIGRIHHVNVVQLVGYCAERSKRALIFDFMPNGSLDKYIFNREKTHSLDWDMKFKIAVQVARGIEYLHHGCDIQILHFDIKPHNILLDDKFVPKISDFGLAKLCATNKDAVTLTAARGTIGIKQRLSTKQ; this is encoded by the exons ATGATCACAACTCAGAAACTCCTCATCTTCCTCACCACTTCATCTCTCTTGATTCTTTCACTCCTCTATGCTGCTGATGCGAAGATATGCAGTCCTCCTTCTGCGTGTGGTGCTATTCGCAATATCAGCTACCCTTTCCGCCTCAAGACCGACCCCACCCACTGTGGCCGTTCCGATTTCGAACTCACCTGCGAAAACAATGTCACTTTCTTCCATCTAAACTCCATTGAATACTATGTCAAACACATCAACTACCAAAATTCCACCATCAGGCTGGTTGATGCTTCCATAAACAACGATGACATCTGCTCTTTCCCAATTCACTCCTCCTATCTCTTTCCATTCTATTTGAATGCTCTCTCTCAAGAATTGTCTGTTAACTTGATTAGCTGCCCCAATCCGTTGAACAATTCTTACCTCTTTAACGATATTACAGCTGCCTGTAATTTATCATCACATCACACATTTAGTTATGTAAATGTTGTACGCATCAAGGCCTCAGAGGTACCACATATGTGTACATTACATCTAATAGTCTCGTCATCTTGGCCGGGATTGATGGATCTGAAGATTATTTCACTCTCACAAATCCACGAATCTCTCTTGTATGGGATTGAACTCTACTATTATAGTTATTTCGTAGAACCCACAATATGGG AGCAATACTGGTCTTACTTATCAGAGTTTCATC GGTATCTACTAATTCTTCTGGTCATTCTAG TCTTCATAATTGCAGGGGCAATCCTTCCTGTGACTGTCATAATCGGAATTACTGCTCTATTTCTACTCTCATTTGCTTACCTTTGGGAATGGATAAAAGAAA TCGACTACTACTATCAATATCTGAATCTTGCAGACAATG TATTTTTCGTGAGTTGTGTGGCAATTACAG TTTGTTTAATTGTAGCACTTAACCCCCTTCTCATAATAATCATTGGAGCTGGAGTTGGACTGTCATTCTACTTTAGAAACATCTACAACAACTACT TTACGGGCCCCTTGTACCCTG CCATCAACGTTGCAATCATCATCTGGGCGCCAACGATAATCATTTGGCCTTTCGTATTTGGGTTTTTGATCAACAAATTTCGAAGAAGGCGCTTGTCTTCTTTCGAGGTAGTAGAGTCATTCATACAAAGTGACAACAAGCTCGCTCCAATAAGATATTCCTACTCAGACATAAAGAAGATGACTAAGaattttaaagataaattagGCGAAGGAGGCTTCGGTTCTGTTTACAAAGGAAAACTTCGAAGTGGCCATCTTGTAGCAGTGAAATTGCTCGGAAAATCCGGAGCAAATGGGAAAGACTTCATTAATGAAATAGCAACTATTGGAAGGATCCATCATGTAAATGTTGTCCAGCTTGTTGGATATTGTGCTGAAAGATCCAAGCGTGCCCTCATTTTCGATTTCATGCCAAATGGTTCGCTTGACAAGTACATCTTCAATCGAGAAAAAACACATTCACTGGATTGGgatatgaaatttaagattGCAGTTCAAGTGGCTCGAGGGATTGAGTATTTGCATCATGGTTGTGACATCCAGATCTTACATTTTGACATCAAACCTCACAATATACTTCTTGATGATAAGTTCGTTCCAAAAATATCAGATTTTGGGCTAGCAAAGTTATGCGCCACAAACAAGGATGCAGTGACATTGACGGCTGCTAGAGGAACCATAGG GATTAAACAAAGACTTTCCACGAAACAATGA